One part of the Janthinobacterium sp. 17J80-10 genome encodes these proteins:
- a CDS encoding GGDEF domain-containing protein, producing MLNLLHPPTLGVLVAVLLTTLSTLMLFVLKTRTTYSGFGNWVTGFFLLAGCFLVSILRLYLPEAPTILLSNGLGIASLGFFYDGIAGFYLQKKPRPDSLNWGLGALVIAAQAVNLYQGGDVNTRVIWFNAFQFFVAARIFLGFSRYAHGRQRSSTLFMLAAFLGIGVTAIWRIVAMLNAPSMADLIRDDIGYRVLILVSAMLVVILAFCFLLLTHTRIEEALDEARAKAEHAARIDSLTGMWNRRHFELEALREIDRAKRYGLPVSLVMFDIDHFKLVNDRFGHLAGDDVLKQIAVIVQDSLRTSDLACRWGGEEFAILMPVALADAVTVAEKLRFAIAQHDFAEVGKLSISGGCAQLGRGEDLTGWSRRADAALYRAKGAGRNRVENDVPGAVANELMLAH from the coding sequence ATGCTGAATCTGCTGCATCCTCCGACCCTTGGCGTGCTGGTGGCCGTGCTGTTGACCACGTTATCGACACTGATGCTGTTCGTGCTGAAGACGCGTACCACCTATTCCGGTTTTGGCAACTGGGTGACCGGGTTTTTCCTGCTGGCGGGCTGTTTTCTGGTTTCCATATTGCGCCTGTACCTGCCCGAAGCGCCGACGATCTTGCTCAGCAATGGCCTGGGGATTGCCAGCCTGGGGTTTTTCTATGATGGCATTGCCGGTTTCTACCTGCAAAAAAAGCCGCGGCCGGATTCCCTGAACTGGGGCTTGGGCGCCCTGGTGATAGCGGCCCAGGCGGTCAACCTTTATCAGGGCGGTGACGTCAATACGCGCGTCATCTGGTTCAACGCTTTTCAGTTTTTTGTCGCCGCCCGCATTTTTCTCGGGTTTTCCCGTTATGCCCATGGCAGGCAAAGATCCTCCACCCTGTTCATGCTCGCCGCATTCCTGGGGATCGGGGTCACGGCGATCTGGCGCATCGTTGCCATGCTCAATGCGCCGAGCATGGCCGATTTGATCAGAGATGATATCGGCTACCGCGTGCTGATCCTGGTTTCCGCAATGCTTGTGGTGATTCTTGCCTTTTGCTTCTTGCTGCTTACCCATACCCGCATCGAGGAAGCGCTGGACGAGGCGCGCGCCAAGGCCGAGCATGCCGCGCGGATCGACTCATTGACAGGCATGTGGAACCGGCGCCACTTTGAACTGGAAGCACTGCGGGAAATCGATCGCGCAAAGCGCTATGGCCTGCCGGTGTCGCTGGTGATGTTCGATATCGATCATTTCAAGCTGGTCAACGATCGTTTTGGCCACCTGGCGGGAGACGACGTATTAAAGCAGATTGCCGTCATCGTGCAGGACAGCTTGCGCACTTCGGACCTGGCATGCCGCTGGGGTGGCGAAGAGTTCGCCATACTGATGCCGGTGGCCCTTGCCGATGCCGTCACCGTGGCGGAAAAATTGCGGTTCGCCATTGCGCAGCATGATTTTGCGGAGGTCGGCAAGTTGAGCATCAGTGGCGGTTGCGCGCAACTCGGGCGCGGCGAGGACCTCACGGGCTGGAGCAGGCGCGCCGATGCGGCCCTTTATCGCGCCAAGGGTGCAGGCAGAAATCGCGTCGAAAACGATGTGCCTGGCGCCGTCGCGAACGAATTAATGCTGGCGCATTAA
- a CDS encoding cation acetate symporter: MKNLKNLFALGALALLSAGAHAAGADLGQATKQPTNWTAIIMFGAFVLFTLFITKWAAAKTKSAADFYTAGGGITGFQNGLAIAGDYMSAASFLGISAAVYLNGYDGLIYSIGFLVGWPVITFLMAERLRNLGRFTFADVAAYRFQQAPIRAFAASGTLVVVAFYLIAQMVGAGQLIKLLFGLEYWMAVVIVGSLMMVYVLFGGMTATTWVQIIKAIMLLAGASFMAFMVMAEFSFSPEALFAKAVSLHDKKELIMGPGTFIKDPISAISFGMALMFGTAGLPHILMRFFTVPSAKEARKSVFWATTWIGYFYILTFIIGFGAIVLVSVNPVYKDAAGKLLGGNNMAAIHLASAVGGNVFLGFISAVAFATILAVVAGLTLSGASAVSHDLYATVFKKGKASSKDELKVSRLTTIVLGIVAVVLGIVFEKQNIAFMVSLAFAVAASANFPVLFMSVLWKDCTTRGATIGGFLGLITAVALTVLSKSVWVDVFGNANAIFPYTSPALFSMTAGFVGIWLFSILDNSDQGKRDRAGYDAQKVRSETGIGAAAASGH, translated from the coding sequence ATGAAAAACCTGAAAAACCTTTTTGCGCTCGGCGCGCTTGCATTGCTGAGCGCCGGTGCCCATGCTGCTGGCGCGGACCTCGGCCAGGCCACCAAGCAGCCAACCAACTGGACCGCGATCATCATGTTCGGCGCGTTCGTGTTGTTTACCCTGTTCATTACCAAATGGGCTGCGGCAAAAACCAAGTCGGCCGCCGACTTCTATACCGCGGGTGGGGGCATCACTGGCTTCCAGAACGGCCTGGCGATCGCCGGCGACTACATGTCGGCCGCATCCTTCCTCGGCATTTCGGCTGCGGTGTACCTGAATGGCTATGATGGCCTGATCTATTCGATCGGCTTCCTGGTCGGCTGGCCGGTGATCACTTTCCTGATGGCTGAGCGCCTGCGCAACCTCGGACGCTTCACTTTTGCTGACGTTGCCGCGTACCGCTTTCAGCAGGCGCCGATCCGCGCGTTTGCTGCCTCCGGCACGCTGGTGGTGGTGGCGTTCTACCTGATTGCCCAGATGGTGGGTGCAGGTCAGCTGATCAAGCTGCTGTTCGGTCTCGAATACTGGATGGCGGTCGTCATCGTTGGTTCGCTGATGATGGTGTACGTGCTGTTCGGCGGCATGACGGCAACCACCTGGGTGCAGATCATCAAGGCGATCATGCTGCTGGCCGGTGCCAGCTTCATGGCATTCATGGTCATGGCCGAGTTCAGTTTCAGCCCGGAGGCGCTGTTTGCCAAAGCGGTGTCGCTGCACGACAAGAAAGAATTGATCATGGGGCCGGGGACCTTCATCAAGGATCCGATTTCCGCAATTTCCTTCGGCATGGCGCTGATGTTCGGCACCGCCGGCCTGCCGCATATCCTGATGCGCTTCTTTACGGTGCCGAGCGCCAAGGAAGCACGTAAGTCGGTGTTCTGGGCAACCACCTGGATCGGCTATTTTTATATCCTTACCTTTATCATCGGCTTTGGCGCCATCGTGCTGGTCAGCGTCAATCCCGTCTATAAGGATGCAGCCGGCAAACTGCTTGGCGGTAACAACATGGCGGCGATTCACCTGGCAAGCGCGGTCGGCGGCAACGTTTTCCTCGGCTTCATCTCTGCCGTTGCCTTCGCGACCATCCTGGCAGTGGTCGCCGGGCTGACGCTGTCGGGCGCATCCGCCGTGTCGCATGACCTGTATGCGACTGTGTTCAAGAAGGGCAAGGCCAGCAGCAAGGATGAGCTCAAGGTATCGCGCCTGACCACCATCGTGCTCGGCATCGTCGCCGTGGTGCTGGGCATCGTGTTCGAGAAACAGAACATCGCCTTCATGGTGTCACTGGCATTCGCTGTGGCGGCATCGGCGAATTTCCCGGTATTGTTCATGTCGGTGCTCTGGAAAGACTGCACTACCCGCGGCGCAACGATCGGCGGTTTCCTCGGCCTGATTACGGCCGTGGCGCTGACGGTCCTGTCGAAGTCGGTATGGGTTGATGTGTTCGGCAATGCGAATGCGATCTTCCCCTACACCTCGCCGGCGCTGTTTTCCATGACCGCTGGCTTCGTGGGCATCTGGCTGTTCTCGATCCTCGACAATAGCGACCAGGGTAAGCGTGACCGCGCAGGCTACGACGCCCAGAAAGTTCGTTCGGAAACCGGTATCGGCGCGGCTGCCGCCTCCGGCCACTAA
- a CDS encoding HD domain-containing protein: MNGEAGCVDVALFDMVMSFSRAIDLLHPAIGEHHLRVAYLSARIAELAGFSGDAIQDIIVAGALHDIAAVCQPYSLPLLDKALTVYDGDMTDEANIHEHAEEGYLMLHDFPPFTQAATIIRFHHVDWRAAKIAARAGHAIPLASHILRLADRLAVLPREDLHILAQKNDICSAIRTGAGAQFLPMLIEIFDELSAAESFWLDFVSKYKENILRQRTAGGASGLAWRRRQAGRHSWLPA; the protein is encoded by the coding sequence GTGAATGGCGAAGCCGGATGCGTCGATGTCGCGCTATTCGACATGGTGATGTCGTTCTCGCGGGCGATCGATCTTCTTCATCCCGCTATTGGCGAACATCACCTGCGCGTAGCATATCTATCCGCGCGCATCGCCGAGCTTGCAGGCTTTTCTGGCGATGCGATCCAGGACATTATCGTCGCCGGCGCCTTGCACGATATCGCCGCAGTGTGCCAGCCCTACTCTCTCCCGTTGCTGGACAAGGCTCTGACTGTATACGACGGCGACATGACGGACGAAGCAAACATTCATGAGCATGCCGAAGAGGGCTACCTCATGCTGCACGATTTTCCGCCGTTTACGCAAGCAGCGACAATCATCCGTTTTCACCATGTGGACTGGCGGGCCGCCAAAATAGCCGCCAGGGCCGGCCATGCCATCCCGCTGGCCAGCCACATCCTGAGGCTGGCTGACCGTCTGGCGGTACTTCCCAGGGAAGACTTGCACATCCTTGCCCAGAAAAACGACATCTGCAGCGCAATCCGAACGGGAGCCGGCGCGCAGTTTCTTCCCATGCTGATCGAAATATTCGACGAACTATCCGCAGCGGAGTCGTTCTGGCTCGATTTTGTCAGCAAGTACAAGGAAAATATCCTGCGCCAGCGAACTGCTGGCGGCGCGTCTGGGCTTGCGTGGCGCCGGCGTCAGGCTGGTCGGCATAGCTGGTTACCTGCATGA
- a CDS encoding CAP domain-containing protein has product MPRLPFLQPSLTPLCLSLLLAACGGGGGDSGNAAVSQGTASAAPAPVVESGAPLATGNTATDGFNRANFRRQQLGLSVLNRNALIDSAAQGHSDYQKRNDVITHEQSPTAAGFTGATLKDRLAAAGYALVAPYAYGEVISASGDTSGANAAEDLITAIYHRFVIFEPRFLEAGAGAATAASGYTYFTLNLASTRGLGSGLGQGNFVHYPLAGQQNVLTNFFSDYETPDPVGDRNEVGYPVSIHADITSTVTVQSFSISPRGGAPLPVKVLSHATDANTVQSVAAIVPLGPLAPKTAYDVQFTGTVDGIAATRAWSFSTR; this is encoded by the coding sequence ATGCCGCGTTTGCCATTTTTACAGCCGTCATTGACACCGCTTTGCCTCAGCTTGTTGCTGGCGGCATGCGGCGGGGGCGGTGGGGATAGTGGCAATGCCGCCGTCAGCCAGGGCACCGCCAGCGCAGCGCCGGCACCGGTCGTGGAAAGCGGCGCACCTCTGGCCACCGGCAATACGGCCACCGATGGCTTCAACCGGGCCAATTTCCGCCGTCAGCAACTCGGCTTGAGCGTACTGAACCGTAATGCGCTGATCGACAGCGCCGCGCAAGGACATTCTGATTACCAGAAGCGCAACGACGTCATTACGCATGAACAGTCGCCGACTGCCGCCGGCTTTACCGGCGCCACCCTGAAGGACCGTCTGGCCGCGGCGGGCTATGCCCTGGTCGCGCCCTACGCATATGGCGAAGTTATTTCCGCCAGTGGCGACACCTCAGGGGCCAATGCCGCCGAAGACCTGATCACGGCGATCTACCACCGCTTCGTGATATTCGAGCCGCGCTTTCTGGAAGCCGGCGCAGGTGCCGCCACTGCCGCCAGCGGCTATACCTATTTCACGCTGAACCTGGCCAGCACCAGGGGCCTGGGCAGCGGCCTGGGCCAGGGCAACTTCGTCCATTACCCGTTGGCAGGCCAACAGAACGTGCTGACGAATTTTTTCAGCGACTATGAAACGCCTGACCCGGTCGGCGACCGCAATGAAGTGGGCTATCCCGTCAGCATTCACGCCGACATCACGTCCACCGTGACGGTGCAAAGCTTCAGCATTTCACCGCGCGGCGGCGCGCCGTTGCCCGTCAAAGTGCTGAGCCACGCCACCGATGCCAATACCGTGCAGTCGGTGGCAGCCATCGTGCCGCTCGGCCCGCTTGCGCCGAAAACAGCCTATGACGTGCAATTCACCGGCACCGTCGACGGCATTGCCGCCACGCGTGCCTGGTCGTTCAGCACGCGCTGA
- a CDS encoding hemerythrin domain-containing protein: MKIDKFKVQHEKIYGCIDSLRNYAVTGIAENAPAIARLVISMSSVIKLHLAVEDTVLYPALKMSANARLAKKGGEYQAEMKAIAEKYQGFARRWNTSDAVTCDPEGFRADANRVLKMLHERIRREDREFYPEIEAF; the protein is encoded by the coding sequence ATGAAAATCGACAAATTCAAAGTGCAGCACGAAAAGATTTATGGCTGCATCGATTCGCTTCGAAATTATGCCGTCACAGGCATCGCGGAAAATGCGCCGGCGATTGCGCGCCTTGTCATATCAATGAGTTCGGTCATCAAGTTGCATCTCGCCGTTGAAGACACCGTGCTTTATCCTGCCCTGAAAATGAGCGCTAACGCCCGCCTTGCCAAGAAAGGCGGCGAATATCAAGCCGAGATGAAAGCTATTGCGGAAAAGTATCAAGGCTTTGCAAGGCGCTGGAATACCTCTGACGCCGTAACCTGCGACCCTGAAGGATTCAGGGCGGACGCAAATCGTGTCTTGAAAATGCTGCATGAACGCATCCGCCGCGAAGACCGGGAGTTCTATCCCGAGATCGAAGCGTTCTGA
- a CDS encoding DUF485 domain-containing protein: protein MQDDLVQKIKTNPKYQELVAKRSRFGWWLSAMMLVVYYGYILLIAFNKELLNQKLGDGVMTVGMPLGLFVILFTVVITGIYVRRANSEFDELTAAIRKEVNV from the coding sequence ATGCAGGACGATTTGGTACAGAAAATCAAGACCAATCCGAAGTACCAGGAACTGGTCGCGAAGCGCTCGCGCTTCGGCTGGTGGTTGAGCGCCATGATGCTTGTGGTGTATTACGGCTACATTCTCTTGATCGCTTTTAACAAGGAATTGCTGAACCAAAAATTAGGCGATGGGGTAATGACCGTGGGCATGCCGCTTGGCTTGTTCGTGATCCTGTTTACCGTTGTTATCACAGGGATTTACGTTCGCCGCGCCAACAGCGAGTTCGATGAGCTGACCGCTGCAATCCGCAAAGAGGTGAATGTATGA
- a CDS encoding phosphatase PAP2 family protein, whose amino-acid sequence MMVLQRLRRDGWLLAMPLLLAPLIWLVFDRTPLDRVLIAPFFDAPSHSFPWRHHPFMENFMHSGLKFMSVAVAIALLGGFLLTYIVPQWEAQRRRLLWLFLAMAGGTLLVSVLKQGSALHCPWDLAEYGGYAPFARLFERLPETVAAGKCFPGGHASGGFALMAFYFGLRDTHQRPARLALMLGMALGMAMGWAQMMRGAHFLSHNVWSAWVVWMFLALLYVVYPPHAVLPRQ is encoded by the coding sequence ATGATGGTGTTGCAGCGCCTGCGGCGCGACGGCTGGCTGCTGGCAATGCCGCTGTTGCTGGCGCCGCTGATCTGGCTGGTATTCGACCGCACGCCGCTAGACCGGGTATTGATTGCCCCCTTTTTTGACGCGCCCAGCCACAGTTTTCCATGGCGCCATCATCCGTTCATGGAGAACTTCATGCATAGCGGCCTGAAGTTCATGTCGGTAGCCGTCGCCATTGCCCTCCTGGGCGGATTTTTGCTGACGTATATCGTGCCGCAATGGGAAGCCCAGCGGCGTCGCTTGCTGTGGCTTTTCCTTGCCATGGCCGGTGGCACGCTGCTGGTGTCGGTGCTCAAGCAGGGCAGTGCCCTGCATTGCCCCTGGGATTTAGCTGAATATGGCGGCTATGCACCCTTTGCGCGATTGTTTGAACGTCTGCCAGAGACGGTCGCCGCCGGAAAGTGTTTCCCTGGCGGCCATGCTTCCGGCGGCTTCGCCCTGATGGCGTTCTATTTCGGCCTGCGCGATACGCATCAGCGTCCGGCCCGTCTGGCGCTGATGCTGGGCATGGCGCTGGGGATGGCGATGGGGTGGGCGCAGATGATGCGCGGCGCGCATTTTTTATCGCACAACGTCTGGTCGGCGTGGGTTGTGTGGATGTTCCTGGCGCTGCTTTACGTCGTTTATCCGCCCCATGCCGTATTGCCGCGTCAATGA
- a CDS encoding response regulator transcription factor yields the protein MHILIVEDDATIADNLYEFLAARGYGVDAAPNGLTAMHLLATQQFDAVVLDIGLPGMDGLTLAQRLRRDAQSAVPILMLTARDTLDDKLAGFDAGADDYLVKPFALKEVEARLLALVRRAQGHTVEKLQRVGELAYDPFSGIATWRGEALKLPPKTLKLLQALLARPGRLFSRDELEQAVWGQLQANSDTLRSHLSQLRRELTLEDGKSMIETVHGRGYRLVEPHEK from the coding sequence ATGCATATACTGATCGTCGAAGACGATGCCACCATTGCCGATAACCTGTATGAATTTCTCGCAGCCCGGGGTTATGGCGTCGATGCGGCGCCAAATGGCTTGACGGCCATGCACCTGCTCGCCACCCAGCAATTCGATGCAGTGGTGCTGGATATCGGCCTGCCTGGCATGGATGGCTTGACGCTGGCGCAGCGCCTGCGCCGGGATGCGCAGTCGGCAGTGCCGATCCTGATGCTGACGGCGCGCGACACGCTCGACGACAAGCTGGCCGGTTTTGACGCTGGCGCAGACGATTACCTGGTCAAGCCGTTCGCCCTGAAGGAGGTCGAAGCACGTCTGCTGGCGCTGGTGCGCCGTGCCCAAGGCCACACAGTCGAGAAACTGCAACGGGTCGGCGAACTGGCGTATGACCCGTTCTCCGGCATTGCAACCTGGCGCGGCGAAGCGCTCAAACTGCCGCCCAAGACGCTGAAGCTTCTGCAGGCCTTGCTGGCGCGTCCTGGACGCCTGTTTTCCCGGGACGAACTGGAACAGGCGGTGTGGGGGCAGCTGCAGGCCAACAGCGATACCTTGCGCAGCCACCTGTCGCAATTGCGGCGCGAACTCACGCTGGAGGATGGGAAAAGCATGATCGAGACCGTGCACGGCCGAGGTTACCGCCTGGTGGAGCCGCATGAGAAATAG
- a CDS encoding HAMP domain-containing sensor histidine kinase yields MRNSLRWRLAWSFALLSTLAVLIQAIALFMTTEEQEEDMIDEVVNVTLDDILTRSGGTMPGLSQQSLTQRLSLYHLRPGESPAPLPREYGSKPVGNYEWYSSSTEYHIGIREVGGERFYLLYDVGEHEVRLERLRWNLVTGIFVLGLVSLWLGYWLAGRLLYQLQKMTDHLQRDDRAQLYESGLDREVGLLARALDDYRQRNRELLSREREFTANVSHELRTPLTRVRTSAELLLEEPALAERARTRLERIVTAADDMEARLRGLLFLARETALATLQRLDLRQRVQASAGQFAPACTAAGVGLDVLVPPETMIEADASLLALLLDNLIGNAARYTREGKITIDFADGALTVCDTGPGIAPEHLAHVFDRHYRASDIPGGMGLGLSIVERICAAHGWHCSIDSVAEPGDPRQGTRVTVRFAPAAPI; encoded by the coding sequence ATGAGAAATAGCCTGCGCTGGCGCCTGGCGTGGAGTTTCGCGCTGCTATCCACACTGGCAGTGCTGATCCAGGCAATTGCCCTGTTCATGACCACCGAGGAACAGGAAGAAGACATGATTGACGAGGTGGTCAATGTGACCCTCGACGACATCCTGACACGGTCAGGCGGCACAATGCCGGGGCTGTCGCAGCAATCGCTCACGCAGCGCCTCAGCCTTTACCACTTGCGCCCGGGTGAGTCGCCCGCGCCGCTACCCAGGGAATATGGCAGCAAGCCGGTCGGTAACTACGAGTGGTACAGCAGCAGCACCGAATACCACATCGGCATACGCGAGGTGGGTGGCGAGCGCTTCTACCTTTTGTACGATGTCGGCGAACATGAGGTGCGCCTGGAACGGTTGCGCTGGAATCTGGTGACCGGCATCTTCGTTCTGGGGCTGGTTTCCTTGTGGCTGGGTTATTGGCTTGCCGGCCGCCTGCTGTATCAGCTGCAAAAGATGACCGATCACCTGCAGCGCGACGACCGGGCCCAATTGTATGAATCCGGATTGGACCGCGAAGTTGGCCTGCTGGCGCGCGCGCTGGACGATTACCGCCAGCGCAACCGCGAATTGCTGTCGCGCGAGCGTGAATTCACCGCCAATGTCAGCCACGAATTGCGCACCCCGCTCACGCGCGTGCGCACCAGCGCCGAGCTCCTGCTGGAAGAACCGGCACTCGCCGAGCGTGCCAGGACGCGCCTGGAGCGCATCGTCACTGCCGCCGATGACATGGAGGCGCGTTTGCGCGGGCTGCTGTTTCTGGCGCGCGAGACGGCGCTGGCGACGCTGCAGCGGCTCGACTTGCGCCAGCGGGTGCAAGCCAGCGCGGGCCAGTTTGCGCCGGCGTGTACTGCCGCCGGCGTGGGTCTGGACGTGCTGGTGCCGCCCGAGACCATGATCGAAGCGGATGCGTCATTGCTGGCATTGTTGCTGGATAACCTGATCGGCAATGCCGCGCGTTATACGCGCGAGGGCAAGATCACGATCGATTTCGCCGATGGCGCATTGACGGTCTGCGATACCGGTCCCGGCATCGCGCCGGAACATCTTGCGCATGTGTTCGACCGCCATTATCGCGCCAGTGATATTCCTGGCGGCATGGGATTGGGCCTGTCGATTGTCGAGCGTATTTGCGCTGCGCATGGCTGGCATTGCAGCATCGACAGCGTCGCCGAGCCGGGGGACCCGCGCCAGGGGACGCGGGTGACAGTGCGTTTTGCGCCGGCGGCACCGATTTAG
- a CDS encoding HD domain-containing phosphohydrolase, whose protein sequence is MRGAGVRLVGIAGYLHDIGKLSVPVVLLDKPGKLAPDEMQLIRQHPYYTHQILSAVPGLETVCAWAAFHHERLDGTGYPFRPRHLPLEARIVAVADVFTAITEDRPYRPGMPKEACLSILYKMVCEGALDGDIVSYLPDIYDALHDAQAKA, encoded by the coding sequence TTGCGTGGCGCCGGCGTCAGGCTGGTCGGCATAGCTGGTTACCTGCATGACATCGGCAAGTTGTCGGTGCCTGTCGTATTGCTCGACAAGCCAGGCAAGCTTGCACCGGATGAAATGCAACTGATCCGCCAGCATCCCTATTACACGCACCAGATACTTTCCGCGGTCCCGGGCCTGGAAACGGTTTGTGCCTGGGCAGCCTTCCATCATGAACGACTGGATGGCACCGGCTATCCGTTCCGTCCGCGTCACCTGCCTCTGGAAGCGCGCATCGTCGCGGTTGCGGATGTTTTTACCGCCATCACCGAAGACCGTCCATATCGGCCAGGGATGCCGAAAGAGGCATGCCTGTCGATACTGTACAAGATGGTGTGCGAAGGCGCGCTTGACGGCGATATCGTTTCTTATCTTCCCGACATCTACGATGCGCTGCACGATGCGCAAGCGAAGGCATAG
- a CDS encoding LTA synthase family protein, which produces MSGNSSGWRARAHHYFGAVPLLLLATFLAASLLTRIGLLALSWREVDWLMLPASFLLGILYDLIAGAWSLVPVLLIYLVLPQRRIPRAMLQGIVLALLGTSIYLLLFNFVSELLFWQEFGVRYNFIAVDYLVYTTEVIGNIRESYPVGKILAGLLVLTLLLLWPARRLVAAALAQPQPVRARLRHAAGWAMILVATWFGAAAASAANGFANHYNVELASNGLYSFAAAFRNNELDYEHFYLTRPSNEVRQTLGRMLASPGAEPDKPRQVAAHGAEQRLNVVLVSVESLSADFLGKFGNNEGLTPQLDRLASQGLLFTKLYATGTRTVRGLEALTLSVPPTPGQSIVKRPGNEDLFSLGSVFRGKGYDVRYAYGGYGYFDNMNAFFGGNNYNVVDRLNIPDSRIPFENIWGVADEALFDQVLDEIDASHRQGRLSFTHVMTTSNHRPFTYPDGRIDIPSHTGRAGGVKYTDYAIGRFIDMARAKPWFKDTMFVIVADHTASSAGKTDLPVARYHIPMIVYAPAHVKPGTVDRLASQIDTGPTLLGMLNFSYASRFIGHDVLHTPPEDDRAFISTYQSLGYLKHDTLTVLQPRRQVAAFAVDAESNTTPVPVNQTLVQEAVAYYQGTAELVKAGQYRSLR; this is translated from the coding sequence ATGTCTGGAAATTCAAGCGGCTGGCGCGCACGTGCGCATCACTATTTTGGCGCGGTGCCGTTGCTGCTGCTGGCGACATTCCTTGCGGCGTCGCTGCTGACGCGTATTGGCTTGCTGGCATTGTCCTGGCGGGAGGTCGACTGGCTCATGCTGCCAGCCAGTTTCCTTCTCGGCATATTGTATGACCTGATCGCCGGCGCCTGGTCATTGGTGCCGGTTTTGCTGATTTACCTGGTTTTGCCGCAACGCCGCATTCCAAGGGCGATGCTGCAGGGCATCGTGCTTGCGCTTTTGGGAACAAGCATCTATCTGCTGCTGTTCAATTTCGTCTCCGAGCTACTGTTCTGGCAAGAGTTTGGCGTGCGCTACAACTTTATCGCAGTCGACTACCTGGTTTACACGACGGAAGTCATCGGCAATATCCGCGAGTCCTATCCAGTCGGGAAAATCCTTGCCGGCCTGCTGGTGCTGACGCTCTTGCTGTTGTGGCCGGCACGCCGCCTGGTGGCCGCAGCACTGGCGCAGCCGCAACCTGTCCGGGCACGCCTGCGGCATGCCGCAGGCTGGGCCATGATTCTGGTGGCGACCTGGTTTGGCGCCGCCGCCGCCAGCGCCGCGAACGGTTTTGCCAATCACTACAATGTCGAGCTGGCCAGCAATGGCTTGTACAGCTTTGCCGCGGCTTTCCGCAACAATGAACTCGACTACGAACATTTTTACCTGACCCGCCCCAGCAACGAAGTACGCCAGACCCTGGGCCGCATGCTGGCTTCCCCGGGTGCAGAGCCCGACAAGCCGCGCCAGGTGGCAGCCCATGGCGCCGAGCAGCGCCTGAATGTCGTGCTGGTTTCAGTGGAAAGCCTGTCGGCCGATTTCCTCGGCAAGTTCGGCAATAACGAGGGGCTGACCCCGCAGCTGGATCGCCTCGCCAGCCAGGGTCTGTTGTTCACCAAGCTATACGCCACCGGCACGCGCACCGTGCGCGGGCTGGAAGCGCTCACGCTGTCGGTGCCGCCGACGCCGGGGCAATCCATCGTCAAGCGGCCAGGCAATGAAGACCTGTTTTCCCTGGGCAGCGTATTTCGCGGCAAGGGTTATGACGTGCGCTACGCGTATGGCGGCTACGGTTATTTTGATAACATGAATGCCTTTTTTGGCGGCAACAACTACAATGTGGTCGATCGCCTGAATATTCCCGACAGCCGTATCCCGTTCGAAAACATCTGGGGCGTGGCCGACGAAGCCCTGTTCGACCAGGTACTCGACGAAATTGATGCCTCGCACCGCCAGGGGCGCCTGTCTTTCACCCATGTGATGACAACTTCCAATCACCGGCCGTTCACCTATCCAGACGGCCGCATCGATATACCGTCGCACACCGGCCGCGCCGGCGGCGTCAAATACACCGACTATGCCATTGGCCGCTTCATCGACATGGCGCGTGCCAAACCCTGGTTCAAGGACACAATGTTTGTGATCGTGGCCGACCACACTGCATCCAGTGCCGGCAAGACCGACCTGCCTGTGGCGCGCTACCATATTCCGATGATCGTATACGCCCCGGCCCATGTGAAGCCTGGCACGGTGGACCGTTTGGCCAGCCAGATCGATACCGGGCCGACGCTGCTGGGCATGCTCAACTTCAGCTACGCCTCGCGCTTCATCGGCCACGACGTCCTGCATACGCCCCCCGAGGATGACCGCGCCTTTATCAGCACCTACCAGTCGCTCGGCTATCTCAAGCATGACACGCTGACCGTGTTGCAGCCGCGTCGCCAGGTCGCTGCCTTCGCCGTTGATGCGGAATCGAATACGACCCCGGTACCCGTCAACCAGACCTTGGTGCAGGAAGCCGTCGCCTATTACCAGGGTACGGCCGAACTGGTCAAGGCCGGCCAGTACCGGAGTCTGCGATGA